The proteins below are encoded in one region of Bombus vancouverensis nearcticus chromosome 8, iyBomVanc1_principal, whole genome shotgun sequence:
- the LOC117162980 gene encoding glutathione S-transferase-like, with translation MSHQHTYKLISFNARGSAEHIRYIFAYTGIEYTEERIPEELWPQYKDSMPYKKLPVLEVDGKPVAEADDVARYLARMYDLMGRNERDALICDELVETLGDLKQAICYYRMEEDPEKKEARKNQLLNETIPFYLTKFDQIIGENGGYIIPSITTWADFVFSAAVEDIEYMFGALDIYPALQALQKRIHRIPAISDWLGDHPTNYKGCPACQTLYTNRYPKLRSKEVSKQTPSPLKVTTTPTPSTSQTPSPTKFMSTSTSYAETVQGIQNNPNSQRNLPRNSVPNPPITDSSSRLEKLIDKQSEQINHLLSLLTFIVEKLARPDSK, from the exons ATGAGCCACCAACATACCTACAAACTCATCtccttcaatgcccgtggtagTGCGGAACATATACGgtatatatttgcatatactggcatcgaatATACCGAGGAGAGGATCCCTGAAGAACTGTGGCCtcaatacaaggatt caatgccttataaaaagctgcctgtgctggaggtagacgggaaaccggtagcggaGGCTGACGATGTGGCGCGATATTTGGCGAGGatgtacgatctaatgggaaggaACGAAAGGGATGCGTTGATATGCGACGAGCTCGTCGagactcttggagatttgaagcaag ctatctgctactatcgcatggaggaggatcctgaaaagaaggaagcgaggaagaatcaacttttgaacgaaacaataccattttacttgactaaattcgaccagattattggcgaaaatggaggatatatcattccttctatc acgactTGGGCGGACTTCGTATTTTCAGCGGCCGTTGAAGATATCGAATATATGTTTGGGGCTTTGGATATATATCCAGCACTTCAAGCATTACAGAAAAGAATTCATAGGATACCAGCTATTTCTGATTGGCTAGGGGACCATCCtaccaactacaaaggctgcccagcatgtcaaacactatacacgaacagataccctaagctcagatcaaaagaggtatccaaacaaacacccagcccgctgaaagtcacgactaccccaaccccctcaaccagCCAAACACCCAGTCCAACCAAATTCAtgtccacctcaacctcctatgccgaAACAGTACAAGgtatccaaaataacccgaacagccaaaggaatcttccccgaaacagtgtccccaacccacctatcACAGACAGCTCCTccaggcttgaaaagctaattgACAAACAATctgagcaaataaatcacttgttATCGCTATTAACattcatcgtggaaaaattagcacgccccgactcaaaataa
- the LOC117162987 gene encoding uncharacterized protein LOC117162987, which produces MENSNTESQSPASPAREGASSSDSECDSSSDSDSDSTSEVASEHTLSARDRKSIVRALKRSLGKKKRKKNKKKKGHRATWVSLPRFNPEAADADPAAWCTAVGLLIRDHPLKNSALYSALNRALEGPAAYWLTQIMNGDELTWPDFKEQFAAHFGGQEVAAASLIKVAEELPRDGETPGAYGNRIITLLGSKWRNSTREEVLAATALHLLGSRDERFKRLALTSDITSVKQFQREMKPFLYTEWPTPPPWRSLASSGNKRGRSPAPCIRCGHCGIYGHPTFECRKRAKWEPKKDPRRPEESRPAAPPKALCFHCHMPGHIASRCPSRREEKHCPEDERRVDACVVEAPTGRLSQQATHEDV; this is translated from the coding sequence atggagaactccaacacggaatcgcaatctcccgcgagccctgcccgggagggcgcctcgagctcggactcggaatgtgactcgagctcggattcggattcagactcgacatcagaagtggcatccgaacacacgttgtcggcacgggatcgtaagagtatcgtgcgcgcactaaagcggtcgctagggaagaagaagaggaagaagaacaagaagaagaaaggacaccGGGCAACCTGGGTATCGCTACCGCGATTCAACCCCGAAGCCGCGGACGCAGATCCAGCCGCCTGGTGCACAGCCGTCGGCCTGCTCATAAGGGACCACCCCCTGAAAAACAGCGCACTGTATTCTGCCCTAAACCGTGCCCTAGAGGGTCCGGCAGCGTATTGGCTTACGCAGATAATGAACGGCGACGAGCTCACCTGGCCagattttaaggaacaattcgccgcgcacttcggtggccaagaagtagcagccgcgtcgctaatcaaggtagccgaggaactaccgcgggacggcgaaacaccaggagcgtacggaaatcgtatcatcaccctcctggggtcgaagtggcgaaattcaaccagggaagaggtactcgccgccaccgccctccatctgctgggctcgcgcgatgaacgttttaaacgaCTAGCGCTCACGAGTGACATCACATCGGTGAAACAATTCCAAAGAGAAATGAAGCCCTTCCTATACACGGAGTGGCCAACGCCCCCGCCGTGGAGGTCATTAGCGAGCTCCGGAAACAAACGAGGCAGGTCACCCGCCCCCTGCATCAGGTGTGGCCACTGCGGTATTTACGGACATCCGACATTCGAATGCCGCAAGAGGGCGAAGTGGGAACCGAAGAAGGACCCCCGACGCCCGGAGGAAAGCCGACCGGCTGCACCACCAAAAGCGTTGTGCTTTCACTGCCACATGCCGGGACACATCGCGTCTCGCTGTCCATCGCGGCGAGAAGAAAAACATTGCCCCGAGGACGAGCGCCGGGTCGATGCCTGCGTGGTGGAAGCCCCGACGGGTAGACTAAGCCAGCAGGCCACACACGAGGATGTGTAA